A stretch of Lactuca sativa cultivar Salinas chromosome 6, Lsat_Salinas_v11, whole genome shotgun sequence DNA encodes these proteins:
- the LOC111908545 gene encoding uncharacterized protein LOC111908545, translating to MTPKSTIRLITYSNELINGDPLYISSNSLPIKASNYEPAGHSFHDIALKLRGYFEEENITSDNETLPKDKEHDYMQSSDSYSSSKGKKKTADGVIQQDHYALLGLGHLRYLATEEQIRKSYRETALKHHPDKQAALLLGEETEAGKQAKKDEIENRFKAIQEAYEVLIDSTRRRIYDSTDEFDDEIPTDCSPNDFFKVFGPAFMRNGRWSVVQPIPPLGDDTMPLKEVDSFYDFWYGFKSWREFPHDEEFDLEQAESRDHKRWMERQNAKLSEKARKEEHARIRSLVDNAYKRDPRIMRRKETLKLEKQKKKEAKFIVKKQQEEEAAKVAEENRKKKEEEDKQAAEAASNQKKIKEKEKKLLRKERTRLRTISSPVVSENILNLSSDDVESICMKLDMLQLKKLCDDFEGQDGNNKKAELLKSALSVGDQQSEKEKDSVVKKNQVNGSIKVNGSLAQKKEKPWGKEEIELLRKGIVKYPKGTSRRWEVVAEYIGTGRSVEEILKATKTVLLQKPDSAKAFDSFLEKRKPAVSIASPLTTREEVDGVSVSVSVGPTESQPQPSQSEEAGSSGSDQDVWTPVQETALVQALKTFPKEINQRWERVAAAVPGKTVNQCKKQFALLKEKFRNKKK from the coding sequence ATGACACCCAAATCAACCATTCGTCTCATCACTTACTCAAACGAGCTTATAAATGGGGACCCACTTTACATATCCTCAAATTCCCTCCCAATAAAAGCATCAAACTACGAACCAGCTGGCCATTCTTTTCATGACATTGCACTCAAACTTCGTGGCTATTTTGAAGAAGAAAATATAACATCTGACAATGAAACTCTTCCAAAAGATAAAGAACATGACTACATGCAATCATCCGATTCATATAGCAGCAGCAAAGGGAAAAAGAAAACTGCTGATGGTGTAATCCAACAAGATCATTATGCTTTATTAGGGTTAGGGCATTTACGGTATTTAGCCACCGAGGAACAAATCAGAAAAAGCTACCGTGAAACCGCCTTGAAACACCACCCGGACAAACAGGCGGCACTTCTCTTAGGAGAGGAGACAGAAGCCGGAAAACAAGCGAAAAAAGACGAAATCGAAAACCGATTTAAAGCAATTCAAGAAGCGTATGAAGTGTTGATTGATTCCACAAGGAGGAGAATTTATGATTCTACTGATGAGTTTGATGATGAGATCCCCACAGACTGTTCACCTAACGATTTCTTCAAAGTTTTCGGGCCCGCTTTCATGAGAAACGGGCGGTGGTCGGTGGTGCAACCGATTCCGCCGCTAGGAGACGACACCATGCCGCTTAAAGAAGTCGATtcgttttatgatttttggtatgGATTTAAAAGTTGGAGGGAGTTTCCACATGATGAAGAGTTTGACCTTGAACAAGCCGAGTCACGAGATCATAAAAGATGGATGGAAAGACAAAACGCAAAGTTATCAGAAAAGGCGAGAAAGGAAGAACACGCGAGAATTCGATCGCTTGTGGATAATGCGTATAAACGGGACCCACGAATCATGAGGCGAAAAGAAACATTAAAGTTAGAGAAACAGAAGAAAAAGGAAGCAAAGTTTATAGTGAAGAAACAACAAGAAGAGGAAGCTGCAAAGGTTGCGGaagaaaatagaaagaaaaaGGAAGAGGAAGATAAACAAGCGGCCGAGGCTGCGTCGAATCAgaaaaaaataaaggaaaaagaaaagaaattattACGAAAAGAACGGACGCGTCTTCGGACGATTTCGTCCCCGGTTGTGTCCGAGAATATCCTTAATCTTTCCTCGGATGATGTGGAAAGTATATGTATGAAACTTGATATGTTGCAATTAAAAAAATTATGCGACGATTTTGAAGGGCAAGATGGGAATAATAAAAAAGCGGAGCTTTTAAAATCGGCACTTAGCGTCGGGGACCAACAATCCGAGAAAGAGAAAGATAGTGTGGTAAAGAAAAATCAAGTCAAcgggtcaataaaagtcaacggGAGTCTTGCCCAAAAGAAAGAAAAACCATGGGGGAAAGAAGAGATTGAGTTGTTGAGGAAGGGGATTGTGAAATACCCAAAAGGGACGTCTCGGAGatgggaggtggtggcggagtATATTGGTACGGGGCGGTCTGTGGAGGAGATACTGAAAGCAACAAAAACGGTTCTTTTACAAAAACCTGATTCGGCTAAAGCATTTGATTCTTTTCTTGAAAAGAGAAAACCCGCGGTTTCCATTGCGTCCCCACTTACGACGCGTGAGGAAGTCGACGgggtttcggtttcggtttccGTGGGGCCCACTGAGTCACAACCACAACCGAGTCAAAGTGAAGAGGCGGGTTCGTCGGGTTCGGACCAGGATGTGTGGACCCCGGTCCAGGAAACGGCTTTGGTTCAGGCTTTGAAGACTTTCCCGAAAGAAATTAACCAGAGGTGGGAACGGGTGGCGGCTGCGGTTCCGGGGAAAACGGTTAACCAATGTAAGAAGCAGTTTGCGTTGCTTAAGGAGAAGTTCAGGAACAAGAAAAAGTAA
- the LOC111908546 gene encoding glycine dehydrogenase (decarboxylating) B, mitochondrial: protein MHPFAPTSGNVKNLGDMLCTVTGFGSFSLQPNVGAAGEYAGLMVIRAYYMAIGYHHRNVCIIPVSAHGTNPASAAMCGMKIITVGTDAKGNINIEEV from the exons ATGCATCCGTTTGCACCTACCTCAG GAAATGTTAAGAATTTGGGTGATATGTTGTGTACTGTGACTGGATTTGGTTCATTTTCTTTGCAACCAAATGTTGGGGCTGCTGGAGAGTATGCTGGGCTGATGGTTATCCGAGCATATTACATG GCAATAGGTTATCATCACCGCAATGTATGCATCATTCCGGTGTCAGCACACGGAACAAATCCAGCAAGTGCTGCTATGTGTGGAATGAAAATCATTACTGTTGGAACCGATGCTAAAGGTAACATCAATATTGAAGAGGTATGA
- the LOC111908532 gene encoding uncharacterized protein LOC111908532, with product MSSSEEFQTIFDTAIACVQITEQTYNVVCNNVAASSQRRTRRYICRNREEANQRLVQDYFAENATYQGYYFHRRFRMLKGLFELIVEDVTKECSFFQQRYDARGTPGFTPLQKCTAALRQLAYGIPPDALDESFRMSARIARDSLHFFCKTVIQFYGPKYLRKPTRNDILQLQAHHASVHGFLGMLGSLDCLHWAWENCPTAYHGQFT from the coding sequence ATGTCATCTTCTGAAGAATTTCAGACTATTTTTGATACCGCTATTGCATGTGTTCAAATAACGGAACAAACATACAACGTTGTATGTAATAACGTAGCTGCAAGTTCTCAACGGAGAACACGAAGATATATTTGCAGAAATCGTGAAGAAGCCAACCAACGTTTGGTGCAAGACTATTTTGCAGAGAATGCCACTTATCAAGGGTATTATTTTCATAGGCGCTTCAGAATGCTCAAAGGTTTATTCGAACTTATAGTTGAAGATGTAACGAAGGAGTGCAGTTTTTTCCAACAACGCTACGATGCTAGAGGTACACCCGGTTTCACTCCCTTACAAAAATGCACGGCCGCACTTCGTCAGTTAGCATATGGCATTCCGCCTGATGCGTTAGACGAAAGTTTTAGGATGTCTGCTAGGATAGCACGAGACAGTCTCCATTTTTTCTGCAAAACTGTGATTCAGTTTTATGGTCCAAAATATTTACGTAAGCCTACACGTAATGACATCCTGCAATTGCAAGCTCATCATGCTAGTGTGCATGGGTTTCTTGGAATGCTAGGAAGCTTAGATTGTCTCCATTGGGCATGGGAAAATTGCCCTACAGCATATCATGGGCAATTTACCTGA